A window from bacterium encodes these proteins:
- the rpsQ gene encoding 30S ribosomal protein S17 — MAEELGQAGGAEIRARGLRKTQIGLVVSDKMQKTVVVEVVRRGRHPLYKKIIRHSRRFKAHDEQNDAHVGDKVLISETRPLSKDKRWRVVQVLERAR, encoded by the coding sequence ATGGCGGAAGAGCTGGGGCAGGCGGGCGGCGCGGAGATCCGCGCGCGGGGCCTGCGGAAAACGCAGATCGGTCTTGTCGTCAGCGACAAGATGCAGAAGACAGTGGTCGTCGAGGTCGTCCGCCGGGGCCGGCATCCGCTGTACAAGAAGATCATCCGGCACAGTCGCCGGTTCAAGGCGCACGACGAGCAGAACGATGCGCACGTCGGCGACAAGGTGCTGATTTCGGAGACGCGCCCGCTGAGTAAGGACAAGCGGTGGCGGGTCGTCCAGGTGCTGGAGCGCGCCCGCTGA
- the rpmC gene encoding 50S ribosomal protein L29, with the protein MTSVSLRDMTVAEIQKQLQEARQELFTLRLQRASGKLQNPARVPRVRRTAARLLTALREREAAGGRA; encoded by the coding sequence ATGACGTCCGTGTCGCTCCGTGACATGACGGTGGCGGAGATTCAAAAGCAGTTGCAGGAGGCGAGGCAGGAGCTGTTCACGCTGCGCCTGCAACGGGCGTCGGGCAAGCTGCAGAATCCGGCCCGGGTGCCGCGGGTCCGGCGAACCGCCGCGCGGTTGCTCACCGCGTTGCGCGAGCGCGAGGCGGCCGGGGGGAGGGCGTGA
- the rplP gene encoding 50S ribosomal protein L16: MLMPKRVKFRKAQRGRMRGDAHAGASVAFGEFGLQALGRGHITSQQIEASRRAITRFIKRGGKLWIRVFPDKPVTKKPAETRMGSGKGNPELWVVVVKPGRLLFELAGVTESVAREAMTLAGHKLPIRTRFVQREELGDGAAVGGGAQA, from the coding sequence ATGCTGATGCCCAAGAGGGTCAAGTTTCGTAAAGCCCAGCGGGGACGGATGCGGGGCGACGCGCACGCTGGCGCGTCCGTCGCGTTCGGCGAGTTCGGACTCCAGGCACTGGGTCGGGGGCACATCACGAGCCAGCAGATCGAGGCATCCCGCCGGGCCATCACGCGGTTCATCAAGCGCGGCGGTAAGCTCTGGATCCGCGTGTTCCCGGACAAGCCGGTGACGAAGAAGCCGGCCGAGACTCGCATGGGGAGCGGCAAGGGCAACCCGGAGCTGTGGGTGGTCGTGGTCAAACCCGGTCGGCTGCTGTTCGAGCTCGCCGGCGTGACCGAGAGCGTGGCCCGGGAGGCGATGACCCTCGCCGGCCACAAGCTGCCGATCCGCACGCGGTTCGTCCAGCGTGAAGAGCTTGGGGACGGCGCGGCGGTTGGGGGAGGGGCCCAGGCATGA
- the rplB gene encoding 50S ribosomal protein L2 has translation MGIKKFKPVTPGQRFKTGPTFDEITKTTPERALVTPLSSRAGRNAQGKVTVRHRGGGHKRAYRVIDFKRNKDGVAARVASIEYDPNRSARIALVHYADGEKRYILAPVGLGVGDVIASGPEAEIKPGNALPLRAIPVGSTVHNVELQIGRGGQLVRSAGSSAQLMAKEGDYAQIRLPSGEVRMIHIDCRATIGQVGNLEHESISVGKAGRTRWMGWRPSVRGVVMDPSSHPHGGGEGKSPIGMPGPVTPWGKPTLGFKTRKTKPSDKFIVKRRK, from the coding sequence ATGGGCATCAAAAAGTTCAAGCCGGTGACACCGGGGCAGCGCTTCAAGACCGGGCCCACCTTTGACGAGATCACGAAGACGACGCCCGAGCGCGCGCTCGTGACGCCGTTGTCGTCGCGCGCCGGTCGCAACGCCCAGGGCAAGGTGACCGTGCGTCACCGGGGCGGCGGGCACAAGCGGGCGTACCGCGTCATCGACTTCAAGCGCAACAAGGACGGGGTCGCGGCGCGGGTCGCCAGCATCGAGTACGACCCGAACCGGTCAGCGCGGATCGCGCTGGTGCACTACGCCGATGGAGAGAAACGGTACATCCTGGCACCGGTCGGGCTCGGGGTCGGCGACGTCATCGCGTCCGGCCCGGAGGCGGAGATCAAGCCCGGCAACGCGCTCCCGCTGCGGGCGATCCCGGTGGGGTCGACCGTGCACAACGTGGAGTTGCAGATCGGGCGAGGCGGCCAGCTCGTGCGGAGCGCGGGCAGCTCCGCACAGCTGATGGCGAAAGAAGGGGACTACGCGCAGATCCGGCTGCCCTCAGGCGAGGTCCGGATGATCCATATCGACTGCCGGGCGACGATCGGCCAGGTCGGGAACCTCGAGCACGAGTCGATCAGCGTCGGCAAGGCCGGGCGGACGCGCTGGATGGGGTGGCGCCCGTCGGTGCGCGGCGTGGTCATGGACCCCAGCAGCCACCCGCACGGCGGGGGCGAAGGCAAGTCGCCGATCGGGATGCCCGGGCCGGTCACGCCCTGGGGCAAACCGACGCTCGGGTTCAAGACGCGCAAGACGAAGCCGAGCGACAAGTTCATCGTGAAGCGGAGAAAGTAG
- the rplW gene encoding 50S ribosomal protein L23 — protein MNDPREVIRRPIVTEKSMRGTTISKYTFEVDGGSPKPVIRDAVERLFQVHVTKVNVIRIRGRQRRRGQHYYHEAGYRKAIVTLAGGDKIDLEKLT, from the coding sequence ATGAACGACCCCCGTGAGGTGATCCGCCGGCCGATCGTCACCGAGAAGAGTATGCGTGGGACGACGATCAGCAAGTACACATTCGAAGTGGACGGCGGATCGCCCAAACCGGTGATCCGGGACGCGGTCGAGCGGTTGTTCCAGGTCCACGTGACCAAGGTGAACGTGATTCGCATCCGCGGCAGGCAGCGGCGGCGCGGCCAGCACTACTATCACGAAGCCGGGTACCGGAAGGCGATCGTGACGCTGGCGGGCGGGGACAAGATCGACCTCGAGAAGCTGACGTGA
- the rplV gene encoding 50S ribosomal protein L22 has translation MEAKAVARHVRISPTKVRPVMALIKGKGVDDALAVLRFTPNRAARAVAKVVMSATANAEHNLELDRDTLRVARAYVDGGPSVRRMQARARGRADVLKKRSSHITVVVADGE, from the coding sequence ATGGAAGCCAAGGCGGTGGCGCGGCACGTGCGGATCTCGCCGACGAAGGTCCGGCCGGTGATGGCGTTGATCAAGGGGAAGGGCGTCGACGACGCGTTGGCGGTCCTGCGGTTCACGCCGAACCGCGCCGCGCGGGCGGTGGCGAAGGTCGTGATGTCCGCGACGGCCAACGCGGAGCACAACCTCGAGCTGGATCGGGATACCCTGCGGGTCGCCAGGGCGTACGTGGACGGTGGGCCGAGTGTCCGCCGGATGCAGGCGCGGGCGCGGGGGCGTGCGGACGTGCTGAAGAAGCGGAGCAGCCATATCACCGTGGTGGTGGCGGACGGTGAGTAA
- the rpsS gene encoding 30S ribosomal protein S19, translating to MGRSVKKGPFVDAHLLAKVQTLNKTRERRVIRTWSRRSTVVPEMVGHTIAVYDGRKHVPVYVTENMVGHKLGEFAATRTFKSHGARVEKTTSVKPAAAPAPSAPAAAS from the coding sequence ATGGGCCGATCGGTAAAGAAGGGCCCGTTCGTCGACGCGCATTTGTTGGCGAAGGTCCAGACGCTCAACAAGACCCGGGAGCGCCGCGTGATCCGGACGTGGTCCCGGCGCTCGACGGTCGTGCCGGAGATGGTGGGGCATACCATCGCGGTGTACGACGGGCGGAAACACGTCCCGGTGTACGTCACCGAGAACATGGTCGGGCACAAACTCGGCGAGTTCGCAGCGACACGGACGTTCAAGAGCCACGGCGCCAGGGTGGAGAAGACGACGTCGGTGAAGCCCGCGGCGGCGCCGGCGCCGTCGGCTCCCGCGGCGGCGTCGTAG
- the rpsC gene encoding 30S ribosomal protein S3 produces the protein MGQKIHPIGLRLGIIKDWESKWYAEKNFPDLIQEDQTLRRHIKQKLGRAGISRIEVERAANRVRITIHSARPGIIIGRGGTGIDALKKELEALTGKQIQLNVQEIRRAELEAALVAQNVASQLERRIAYRRAMKQAVARSLRSGAKGIRIACAGRLAGAEIARYEWYRDGRVPLHTLRADIDFGVAEALTTYGRIGVKVWIYRGDVLPERRRPGEIRGRSGDTTVLPSRLPRVNVQRRQDAHADAQEGQVS, from the coding sequence GTGGGGCAGAAGATCCATCCGATCGGCCTGAGGCTCGGGATCATCAAGGATTGGGAGTCGAAGTGGTACGCCGAAAAGAATTTCCCCGACCTCATCCAGGAGGATCAGACGCTGCGCCGGCACATCAAGCAGAAGCTCGGGCGCGCGGGGATCTCCCGCATCGAGGTCGAGCGGGCGGCGAACCGGGTGCGCATCACGATTCACTCGGCCCGGCCCGGGATCATCATCGGGCGCGGTGGCACGGGGATCGACGCTCTGAAGAAAGAGCTCGAGGCCCTGACGGGTAAGCAGATTCAGCTGAACGTCCAGGAGATTCGGCGGGCGGAGCTCGAGGCGGCGCTGGTGGCGCAGAACGTGGCGAGCCAGCTCGAACGGCGGATCGCGTATCGGCGGGCGATGAAGCAGGCGGTCGCCCGCAGCCTCCGCAGCGGGGCGAAAGGGATCCGGATCGCGTGCGCCGGCCGGCTCGCCGGTGCCGAAATCGCGCGGTACGAGTGGTACCGCGACGGCCGGGTGCCGCTCCACACGCTGCGGGCGGACATTGACTTCGGGGTTGCGGAAGCGCTGACGACGTACGGGCGAATTGGGGTCAAAGTGTGGATCTACCGCGGGGACGTGTTGCCGGAGCGGCGGCGGCCCGGAGAGATCCGGGGTCGGTCGGGTGACACGACCGTGTTGCCGTCGAGGCTCCCGCGGGTGAATGTGCAGAGGAGGCAGGACGCGCATGCTGATGCCCAAGAGGGTCAAGTTTCGTAA